The following proteins come from a genomic window of Rhodohalobacter sp. 614A:
- a CDS encoding GntR family transcriptional regulator, with product MMLKKGIPRHSQISQWLRNQIDKGVYEADEKLPSENELAKKFDVSRVTIRRALQSLENESIIYRCQGLGSFVSDERASHDLVKLTDFNEDMAKAGLEPSSVVKKFETVDAPDWLVSLLNIDEGSKVLQIDRLRLGDDEPIAFDSTWLPILYGQLLDKKKLTESTIYNLLEKNYDIPVIRGCYRLSAEIADENLADVLKVDENSPLFVIDRLSYTIGEKPLYYQKRYYRNDKVVYEMTLERTPGNQFGNMPLKEFIPVFSSIEKSNENT from the coding sequence ATGATGTTGAAAAAAGGAATACCACGACACTCACAAATTTCGCAATGGCTTCGTAATCAAATAGACAAGGGTGTTTATGAAGCTGACGAAAAATTGCCTTCAGAGAATGAACTAGCCAAAAAGTTTGATGTAAGCCGGGTAACCATTCGCCGGGCGCTGCAATCCCTCGAAAATGAATCTATTATTTACCGCTGCCAGGGACTCGGTTCTTTTGTGAGCGACGAGCGCGCCTCACATGACCTGGTGAAACTTACAGACTTTAATGAAGATATGGCCAAGGCCGGCCTGGAGCCTTCTTCAGTCGTTAAAAAATTCGAAACAGTAGACGCCCCGGATTGGCTCGTGTCACTTCTGAATATTGACGAAGGGAGTAAAGTGCTTCAAATCGACCGATTGAGACTTGGTGATGACGAACCGATAGCCTTCGACAGTACATGGCTTCCAATTTTGTATGGTCAGCTGCTGGATAAGAAGAAACTTACGGAGTCTACTATCTACAATCTGCTCGAAAAAAATTATGATATCCCGGTTATTCGGGGATGCTACCGGCTATCTGCAGAAATTGCTGACGAAAATCTTGCAGATGTGTTAAAGGTAGATGAGAATTCACCGTTGTTTGTAATTGACCGGCTTTCTTATACCATCGGCGAAAAACCGCTCTATTATCAAAAACGGTATTACCGAAACGACAAGGTTGTCTATGAAATGACTCTTGAAAGGACTCCCGGAAACCAATTCGGAAACATGCCTTTAAAAGAATTTATACCGGTTTTCAGCTCGATTGAAAAATCAAATGAGAATACTTAA
- a CDS encoding YgaP family membrane protein yields the protein MKKNMGSADRTVRIIVAVIVAILYFTGQISGTAAIILGILAIVFLLTSFIGTCPLYLPFGLSTRKGAK from the coding sequence ATGAAAAAGAACATGGGATCTGCTGACCGAACCGTCCGAATAATTGTTGCGGTAATAGTTGCAATACTCTATTTCACAGGCCAAATTAGCGGTACGGCAGCCATTATCTTAGGAATACTGGCAATTGTGTTTCTACTGACCAGCTTCATTGGTACGTGCCCGTTATACCTTCCTTTCGGACTTTCAACCCGGAAAGGAGCCAAATAG
- the yajC gene encoding preprotein translocase subunit YajC gives MMAPPGGDGGGAMINLLFLGAIFFVFYFFIIRPQTKRQKEIQQKVSDLKKGDKVVTGGGLIGVVNSIDEDTVLLEIDSGVKARFQKSSITDVNPGKNK, from the coding sequence ATGATGGCACCTCCCGGCGGAGACGGTGGCGGAGCCATGATTAATTTGCTTTTTCTCGGTGCCATTTTCTTTGTGTTCTACTTCTTTATCATCCGGCCACAAACCAAACGCCAAAAAGAAATTCAGCAGAAAGTAAGTGACCTGAAAAAAGGCGATAAAGTTGTTACCGGTGGCGGACTCATCGGCGTCGTGAATTCCATTGATGAAGATACTGTTCTTTTGGAGATTGACAGCGGAGTAAAAGCCCGTTTCCAGAAGAGTTCAATCACCGATGTAAATCCCGGCAAGAACAAATAA
- the ribB gene encoding 3,4-dihydroxy-2-butanone-4-phosphate synthase, with product MSEFSFHTIPEAIDDIREGKMIIVVDDEDRENEGDFLMAADKATPEAINIMAKYGRGLICVPITKNKARELNLDFMVTEGADPDEAAFTISVDHKRKTTTGISAPDRANTIKELINPEANPDDFRKPGHIFPLVAADGGVLRRAGHTEAATDLARLAGLQPAGIICEIMKDDGEMARLPDLMKMAEEFDMKIITIKDLIAYRMKHESLVKEDVVVEMPTIYGDFNLHVFSETTGNDDHHLAFVKGTWEPSEPVLVRVHSSTPLADIFGSKRSDKTELLHQAMKMVNNAGKGVVLYMDQMNRDYGIIEQLKALKLQEEGLNKNEIQKKLGIRMDYRDYGVGAQILHSLGVRKLRLLTNNPVKRVGLKSFGLEMIEEVSIPLHHNPDHSEEKLDKPHTREGFLKKLMLE from the coding sequence ATGTCAGAATTTTCATTCCATACTATTCCCGAAGCCATTGATGATATTCGGGAAGGAAAAATGATAATCGTAGTAGATGATGAAGATCGCGAAAACGAAGGCGATTTTCTCATGGCTGCGGATAAGGCAACCCCGGAAGCCATCAACATTATGGCCAAATATGGCCGGGGATTAATCTGCGTACCCATCACAAAAAATAAAGCCAGAGAACTGAACCTGGACTTTATGGTTACCGAAGGGGCCGATCCCGATGAAGCTGCATTTACCATTTCGGTGGATCACAAACGGAAAACCACCACCGGAATTTCTGCTCCCGATCGCGCCAATACAATCAAAGAGCTTATCAATCCCGAGGCCAACCCAGACGACTTCCGAAAGCCGGGACATATCTTTCCACTTGTAGCGGCTGATGGCGGTGTACTTCGTCGCGCAGGCCATACTGAGGCTGCAACAGATTTAGCCCGATTGGCCGGCTTACAACCCGCAGGCATTATCTGTGAGATCATGAAAGACGACGGGGAGATGGCACGCCTTCCTGATCTTATGAAGATGGCGGAAGAATTCGACATGAAGATCATCACCATCAAGGATTTGATTGCCTACCGGATGAAGCATGAATCCCTGGTTAAGGAAGATGTGGTTGTAGAAATGCCAACTATTTATGGTGATTTTAATCTGCACGTTTTTTCCGAAACTACTGGAAATGATGATCATCATCTTGCTTTTGTGAAAGGAACCTGGGAGCCATCCGAACCGGTTTTGGTTCGCGTTCACTCATCCACGCCACTTGCGGATATTTTTGGAAGTAAACGAAGCGACAAGACCGAGTTACTACACCAGGCTATGAAAATGGTGAACAATGCGGGAAAAGGCGTTGTTTTGTACATGGACCAGATGAACCGCGACTACGGAATCATCGAGCAACTCAAAGCGCTGAAACTACAGGAAGAGGGGCTGAATAAAAATGAGATTCAGAAAAAGCTAGGCATTCGCATGGATTACAGGGATTATGGAGTTGGCGCACAGATTTTGCACTCACTTGGCGTACGAAAATTGCGCCTGCTTACCAACAATCCCGTAAAACGCGTTGGTTTAAAAAGCTTTGGATTGGAAATGATTGAAGAAGTATCGATCCCACTACACCACAATCCCGATCATTCGGAAGAAAAGCTCGACAAACCACACACAAGAGAAGGCTTTCTGAAAAAACTGATGTTAGAGTGA
- a CDS encoding signal peptidase II translates to MSQKRKKIVTLFVPIVVVLILDQISKYWVRTTPELHRFELIEGWLQFNFTKNPGMALGMDWLSTPVISSIAIVATIGILTYVLFNLKQSTFPYLMCMGLILGGALGNITDRIFMGIVGGYGGVLDGHVVDFIHFDLMIGETPVFPYIFNVADVAISTSIIILILFHKKIMPVEESVKTPEEVETGQLYFSSEEEFVETDYPNSESDSPEKKDDSPSL, encoded by the coding sequence TTGTCTCAGAAAAGAAAAAAAATTGTTACCCTTTTTGTGCCGATTGTTGTGGTACTCATTCTCGACCAGATTTCGAAGTATTGGGTGCGCACAACTCCCGAACTTCATCGGTTTGAACTAATAGAGGGATGGCTGCAATTTAACTTTACCAAAAATCCCGGAATGGCCTTGGGTATGGACTGGCTTTCTACCCCGGTTATCAGTTCTATTGCCATTGTTGCCACGATTGGTATTCTAACATACGTGCTTTTCAATCTCAAACAATCCACCTTTCCGTACCTGATGTGCATGGGATTGATTTTAGGAGGTGCACTTGGAAATATTACCGATCGAATTTTTATGGGAATTGTTGGAGGATACGGCGGTGTGCTGGATGGGCACGTAGTTGATTTTATTCATTTTGACCTGATGATCGGCGAGACACCGGTATTTCCATACATTTTTAATGTGGCTGACGTGGCCATAAGCACGTCTATCATTATCCTCATTCTCTTTCACAAGAAAATTATGCCTGTAGAAGAGAGTGTTAAAACGCCTGAAGAGGTTGAGACCGGACAGCTTTATTTCAGTTCAGAGGAAGAATTTGTAGAAACGGATTATCCAAATTCGGAGAGTGATTCCCCGGAAAAAAAGGATGATTCCCCCTCACTCTAA
- a CDS encoding TraR/DksA family transcriptional regulator, producing the protein MAAAKESKNDERVSPYNDEELEYFREIIIKKRDEAEQELTTLQNLLRESMENASDESAYSFHMADAGTDAQEREKTYMLFNRTKKFIRYLDEALKRIENKTYGVCKVTGKKIAKGRLEAVPHTQLSIEAKLKRR; encoded by the coding sequence ATGGCAGCTGCAAAAGAATCCAAAAACGATGAAAGAGTTTCTCCATACAATGATGAAGAGCTGGAATATTTCCGGGAAATCATCATCAAAAAAAGAGACGAAGCCGAACAGGAGTTGACTACACTCCAGAATTTGCTTCGCGAAAGTATGGAAAATGCTTCGGATGAATCGGCATACTCCTTTCATATGGCAGATGCCGGTACCGACGCACAGGAGAGAGAAAAAACATATATGCTGTTTAACCGGACAAAGAAATTTATTCGGTATCTCGATGAAGCTCTCAAACGCATCGAAAACAAAACTTACGGCGTGTGTAAGGTGACAGGTAAAAAAATTGCCAAGGGACGCCTGGAGGCTGTACCTCATACTCAATTAAGCATTGAAGCAAAACTGAAACGGCGTTAA
- the ileS gene encoding isoleucine--tRNA ligase, whose amino-acid sequence MGKKFREIKQLAYPKAEVEILNWWEEHQIFKKSLDSRDDGIPFTFFEGPPTANGKPGIHHVLARTVKDLFCRYKTLKGFRVERKGGWDTHGLPVEIEVEKELGLEGRSQVEEYGLAKYNAMCRESVLKYKDLWDELTARIGYWVDLDDPYITFENDYIESVWWAFKQLYDKGLVYKGYKIQWYSPGSGTVLSSHEVSLGYEETQDPSIYVKFPLEADQNVFFLAWTTTPWTIISNMALAINPKLEYVKIKVSDDGDTEYYILAKDCLDDAIKHDYEIVESYQGKDLIGWVYNPIFDYALNEIDKKEAWRVLEADYVTTDEGTGVVHTAPAFGADDYDTCQKAGIPLYNPISEDGRFTDQVPEFKGQWFKDADKEIARAIKDKNRMYWHETYLHNYPFDWRKGTPLMSYPVESWFIRTTAVKDKMVDFNKKINWKPESTGTGRFGTWLENNVDWAVSRQRYWGTPIPIWVSDKNPDYIECIGSVEELRKKAGIEEGEELDLHRPYIDEFTWEGPDGGTMRRIPDLLDVWFDSGSMPWSQWHYPFEDKKKFKENFPADFIAEGVDQTRGWFYTLHALGTMLFDKPAYLNVVSNGLVLDANGEKMSKTKGNSVDPTEVIQKFGADTVRWYMMSNSSPWENLKFSEEGLKEVQRKFFNTIINTYSFFALYANIDGFSYSGASLPSSERTEMDRWIISRLNSTIKQVDEYFDEYEPTKAAREIEDFVEELSNWYIRRNRRRFWKEGKSLDKTAAYQTLFECLLSLAKIMSPIAPFMGEWLFQRLNEVAEKDEESVHISFYPAVEETAIDKQLEHRMEIARTISSVVLRVRNQIDVNVRQPLSRIILPIDEDEKSVVESVKDIILDEVNVKAIEYVKDESGIVSKSAKPNFPVLGKRLGSKMKPVAEKIKHLGNEEITKFEESGVIQLSLDGGETVRISSDELEIQRTGLEGWSVETEKGITVAVDTELTPALIQEGLTREFVNRIQNMRKEADFEVTDRIVVGFSGSVELTDAVKKNVDGIKTEILAEEINTNLLEVSDFIKTWEIEGNETEISIRRTINN is encoded by the coding sequence ATGGGTAAAAAATTCAGAGAAATTAAACAACTTGCCTACCCAAAGGCAGAAGTTGAAATTTTAAATTGGTGGGAAGAACATCAAATTTTCAAAAAAAGCCTTGATTCCCGGGATGACGGGATTCCGTTCACTTTTTTTGAGGGTCCCCCAACGGCCAATGGAAAACCGGGCATCCATCATGTTTTGGCCCGGACAGTCAAAGACTTGTTTTGCCGTTACAAGACACTAAAGGGTTTTCGGGTTGAGAGAAAAGGCGGCTGGGATACGCACGGCCTGCCGGTGGAAATTGAAGTAGAAAAAGAACTCGGCCTGGAAGGGCGTTCCCAGGTGGAAGAATATGGCCTTGCCAAATACAACGCCATGTGCCGGGAAAGCGTATTGAAGTATAAAGACCTCTGGGACGAACTAACGGCGCGAATTGGCTACTGGGTGGATTTGGATGATCCGTATATCACGTTCGAAAATGACTATATAGAATCCGTTTGGTGGGCATTTAAACAGCTCTACGATAAAGGACTTGTCTATAAGGGATACAAAATTCAATGGTATTCTCCGGGAAGCGGAACCGTGCTTTCATCACACGAGGTGAGTCTTGGGTATGAAGAAACACAGGATCCATCCATATATGTGAAGTTTCCGTTGGAAGCCGATCAAAATGTATTTTTCCTGGCCTGGACAACAACGCCCTGGACAATTATCTCCAATATGGCTCTGGCTATAAATCCGAAACTGGAATATGTAAAAATCAAGGTTTCTGATGATGGTGATACAGAATATTATATCCTGGCGAAAGATTGCCTGGATGATGCCATCAAACATGATTATGAAATTGTAGAATCATACCAGGGTAAAGATCTTATCGGATGGGTATACAATCCTATTTTTGATTACGCCCTCAATGAGATTGATAAAAAAGAGGCGTGGCGTGTCTTGGAGGCCGATTATGTGACCACCGATGAAGGTACCGGCGTTGTTCATACAGCCCCGGCATTTGGCGCGGATGACTATGATACCTGCCAGAAAGCCGGAATTCCTCTTTACAACCCGATTTCTGAAGATGGGCGTTTTACAGACCAGGTTCCGGAATTCAAGGGGCAGTGGTTTAAAGATGCCGATAAAGAGATTGCCCGTGCCATCAAAGACAAAAACAGGATGTATTGGCACGAAACCTATCTCCACAACTATCCATTTGACTGGCGAAAGGGAACTCCTCTGATGTCGTACCCGGTTGAATCGTGGTTTATTCGCACAACGGCCGTCAAAGATAAGATGGTAGACTTCAATAAGAAGATAAACTGGAAGCCGGAAAGCACCGGTACGGGCCGATTTGGAACATGGCTGGAGAACAATGTGGATTGGGCGGTTTCACGCCAGCGTTATTGGGGAACTCCAATTCCTATTTGGGTCAGCGACAAAAACCCCGACTACATAGAGTGTATTGGTAGTGTAGAAGAACTTCGCAAAAAAGCAGGAATTGAGGAAGGCGAAGAGTTGGATTTGCACCGCCCTTATATCGATGAATTTACATGGGAAGGTCCCGACGGTGGAACAATGAGACGCATTCCGGACTTGTTGGATGTTTGGTTTGATTCCGGCTCCATGCCGTGGTCGCAATGGCACTATCCGTTTGAGGACAAAAAGAAATTCAAAGAAAACTTCCCGGCAGACTTTATTGCTGAAGGCGTTGACCAGACGCGTGGTTGGTTTTATACACTGCACGCTCTTGGAACAATGCTTTTTGATAAGCCGGCGTATCTGAATGTTGTATCTAACGGTCTGGTTCTGGACGCCAACGGCGAAAAAATGAGCAAGACCAAAGGCAACAGTGTGGATCCCACCGAAGTCATCCAGAAGTTCGGCGCCGATACGGTTCGCTGGTATATGATGAGTAATTCATCGCCGTGGGAAAATCTGAAATTCAGCGAAGAAGGACTCAAAGAGGTTCAAAGAAAGTTTTTCAATACCATCATCAATACATACTCTTTCTTTGCCCTGTATGCCAACATTGATGGATTTTCCTATTCAGGAGCCTCTTTGCCAAGCTCTGAGCGAACCGAGATGGATCGCTGGATTATTTCCAGGTTGAACTCCACAATCAAACAAGTGGATGAATATTTTGATGAGTACGAACCGACCAAAGCGGCAAGAGAAATTGAGGATTTTGTTGAGGAACTCAGCAACTGGTATATTCGCAGAAACCGCAGACGGTTCTGGAAAGAAGGGAAAAGCCTCGATAAAACAGCAGCGTATCAAACATTGTTTGAATGTCTGCTGAGCTTGGCGAAAATCATGTCGCCCATTGCACCGTTTATGGGCGAATGGCTTTTCCAACGGCTGAATGAGGTAGCTGAGAAAGATGAGGAATCGGTGCATATTTCATTTTACCCGGCTGTAGAAGAAACGGCGATCGACAAGCAGCTCGAGCATAGAATGGAAATTGCCAGAACCATCAGTTCGGTGGTGCTCCGGGTTCGAAATCAAATAGATGTGAATGTACGCCAGCCTCTTTCAAGGATTATTTTGCCGATTGATGAAGACGAGAAATCTGTCGTAGAATCGGTTAAAGATATTATATTGGATGAAGTTAACGTTAAAGCAATTGAATACGTTAAAGACGAGTCAGGAATCGTTAGTAAATCCGCTAAACCGAACTTTCCGGTACTTGGAAAGCGCCTCGGCAGCAAAATGAAACCCGTTGCCGAAAAAATTAAACATCTTGGTAACGAAGAAATCACTAAGTTTGAAGAAAGCGGTGTGATTCAATTGAGTCTGGACGGCGGGGAGACTGTTCGAATATCATCTGATGAACTTGAGATACAGCGAACCGGCTTGGAAGGCTGGTCTGTAGAGACCGAAAAAGGAATTACCGTTGCTGTCGATACAGAGTTAACTCCGGCGTTAATTCAGGAGGGTTTAACGCGCGAATTTGTAAACCGTATACAAAACATGCGTAAAGAAGCCGACTTCGAAGTGACCGACCGGATTGTAGTAGGTTTTTCCGGTTCTGTTGAACTGACGGATGCGGTAAAGAAAAATGTAGACGGTATTAAAACCGAGATTTTAGCCGAAGAAATTAATACAAATTTACTGGAAGTATCGGATTTCATAAAAACCTGGGAAATTGAAGGAAATGAAACCGAAATATCGATACGCCGAACTATTAACAATTAA
- a CDS encoding low molecular weight protein-tyrosine-phosphatase: MNRKITKENPYKICFVCLGNICRSPTAEGVFQHLVNERGLQSYFFVDSAGTSAYHIGEPANSKSQWVANQKGVQLHSKARRFERADLDDFDLVLAMDHENLRNIQQLNGKIPSSERVKLLREYDPNPEDKAVPDPYYGGMDGFQRVFDVIKRSSESLLDELEEWIEK, translated from the coding sequence ATGAATCGAAAAATAACCAAAGAAAATCCTTATAAAATCTGTTTTGTATGCCTTGGCAATATCTGCAGAAGCCCTACAGCCGAAGGTGTTTTTCAACATTTGGTAAATGAACGGGGACTGCAATCATATTTTTTTGTGGATTCAGCCGGTACTTCAGCCTATCACATCGGTGAACCCGCTAATAGTAAAAGCCAGTGGGTGGCCAATCAAAAAGGCGTTCAACTGCATTCCAAAGCCCGCAGATTTGAACGAGCGGACCTTGACGACTTTGACCTGGTTCTGGCTATGGATCATGAAAATCTTAGAAACATCCAACAGCTAAATGGAAAGATCCCTTCTTCGGAGAGAGTAAAACTCTTGCGTGAATATGATCCCAATCCTGAAGACAAAGCCGTACCCGACCCCTATTATGGCGGTATGGACGGATTTCAGCGGGTTTTTGATGTGATTAAACGAAGCAGCGAATCTCTTCTTGATGAGCTTGAAGAATGGATTGAGAAATAA
- a CDS encoding fructosamine kinase family protein, with amino-acid sequence MIPKSIREALEDQFNIDITLENSVSGGSINQAHKLETNQGTFFLKWNQSAPDNFFEAEAKGLELLKSADSGPRIPSVIAWQKPVAETPGFLLLEFIHEGAGNSSDSFHFGEKLATLHSTRSEKFGLTYDNYIGSLPQQNKPYDDWNTFFVEKRINPQLKMAIDSGKLSQGILANWKRLIHRLDDLLPPAKPCLVHGDLWGGNYLFDENGNAVLIDPAVYYGHPEMDLAFSKMFGGFSNSFYDGYESVNPLPKNFSERVPVYNMYPLLVHVNLFSGHYTSQFEQFIRTF; translated from the coding sequence ATGATACCCAAATCAATTCGAGAGGCTTTAGAAGATCAATTTAATATCGATATTACCTTGGAAAACTCCGTCTCCGGCGGGAGTATCAACCAGGCTCATAAACTGGAAACAAATCAGGGGACATTTTTTTTGAAATGGAACCAATCTGCCCCGGATAATTTTTTTGAAGCGGAAGCAAAAGGGCTGGAACTACTCAAATCAGCTGATTCCGGCCCTCGAATTCCTTCCGTAATCGCCTGGCAAAAACCGGTAGCGGAAACTCCCGGATTTCTCTTGCTGGAATTTATTCACGAAGGAGCTGGAAACTCTTCAGACTCTTTTCACTTTGGCGAGAAACTGGCAACTCTTCATTCCACACGATCTGAAAAGTTTGGACTGACGTATGACAATTACATCGGCAGTCTCCCTCAGCAAAATAAGCCGTACGACGATTGGAATACTTTTTTTGTTGAAAAACGTATCAACCCGCAATTAAAAATGGCTATTGATTCCGGAAAGCTATCCCAAGGCATACTTGCTAACTGGAAACGTTTAATCCATAGACTAGATGATCTGTTGCCACCTGCTAAACCCTGTTTAGTGCATGGCGATTTGTGGGGAGGAAATTATCTGTTTGATGAAAATGGAAATGCTGTTTTGATCGATCCGGCCGTTTACTATGGGCATCCTGAAATGGATCTGGCATTTAGTAAAATGTTCGGCGGTTTTTCGAATTCGTTTTATGATGGATACGAGTCTGTAAATCCCCTGCCGAAAAATTTTTCTGAACGAGTACCTGTTTACAACATGTATCCATTATTGGTGCACGTAAACCTTTTTAGCGGCCATTACACGTCTCAGTTCGAGCAGTTTATTCGAACATTTTGA
- a CDS encoding PID-CTERM protein-sorting domain-containing protein, whose protein sequence is MKKGIFILTAIIIVIGVLILLPELSQAQAPPPPPGKPSQTPIDGGLGVLAVAGGAYAIKRLRDKKK, encoded by the coding sequence ATGAAGAAAGGAATTTTTATACTTACAGCTATCATTATTGTAATCGGGGTTTTGATCCTGCTTCCTGAATTATCTCAGGCGCAAGCACCACCCCCGCCGCCGGGAAAACCATCACAAACACCTATTGATGGTGGTTTGGGTGTTTTGGCAGTAGCCGGTGGAGCTTATGCTATCAAAAGGCTAAGAGATAAGAAAAAGTAA